One Kitasatospora sp. NBC_01287 DNA window includes the following coding sequences:
- a CDS encoding HAMP domain-containing sensor histidine kinase, with translation MAILTAAAVAVAIALSAIACWFLVSQQLYQQVRANLTASPLVPVVVTSNCAATPSAAQAKAELYAPPHRGSSSTKRPPHTEQASWEVFSPTGSQVCLINGSAKGIQISPGDQEAVTSDQITYRPGTFVDGTPADVRVSPVEDGSGNVYVLLTALPVKSVQDSLQRLALILAGVAVVGVAVAGLTGRIVARAALKPVDDLTDVVEHIARTEEVGSTIPVQGNDEIARLAGSFNSMSVALANSRERQTRLIADAGHELRTPLTSLRTTVDLLIRSDETGRPLPPATKTKLLGNMKAQMQELTLLIGDLLQLSRPDSPKPGQNVATVAFHEIAQRAVDRGKLRGPSLVFNVELEPWFVRADAAALERAVMNLLDNAVKYSPPGGAIDVVLSQGRLTVRDHGPGIPADELQYVFDRFWRSPSSRQLPGSGLGLSIVAQTIQDSGGQVALGPAQDGGPGALAVVRLPGSADQPPAVPPVLPRD, from the coding sequence TTGGCGATCCTGACCGCGGCAGCGGTGGCGGTGGCGATCGCGCTGTCGGCGATCGCCTGCTGGTTCTTGGTGAGCCAGCAGCTCTACCAGCAGGTCCGAGCGAACCTGACAGCCAGCCCGCTGGTCCCCGTGGTGGTCACGAGCAACTGCGCAGCTACGCCGTCCGCAGCCCAGGCCAAGGCCGAGCTGTATGCTCCTCCGCACCGCGGCAGTTCAAGCACCAAGCGGCCGCCCCACACCGAGCAGGCCAGTTGGGAGGTCTTCTCCCCGACCGGCTCGCAGGTGTGCCTCATCAACGGCTCCGCCAAGGGGATCCAGATCTCTCCTGGCGACCAGGAAGCTGTCACCAGCGACCAGATCACCTACCGGCCCGGCACCTTCGTGGACGGGACCCCTGCCGACGTCCGGGTCAGCCCCGTCGAGGACGGTTCGGGCAACGTCTACGTCCTGCTCACCGCTCTGCCTGTGAAGAGCGTCCAGGACTCCCTGCAGCGGCTCGCGCTCATCCTGGCCGGTGTCGCCGTCGTGGGAGTCGCCGTTGCGGGCCTCACCGGTCGCATCGTCGCCCGCGCCGCGCTCAAGCCGGTGGACGACCTCACCGACGTGGTCGAGCACATCGCCCGCACCGAGGAGGTCGGCTCCACCATCCCGGTGCAGGGCAACGACGAGATCGCCCGGCTGGCCGGCTCCTTCAACTCCATGAGCGTCGCGCTCGCCAACTCCCGTGAGCGGCAGACCCGGTTGATCGCGGACGCGGGCCACGAGCTGCGTACGCCGCTCACCTCGCTGCGCACCACGGTCGACCTGCTGATCCGCAGCGACGAGACCGGGCGGCCGCTGCCGCCCGCGACCAAGACCAAGCTCCTCGGCAACATGAAGGCGCAGATGCAGGAGCTCACCCTGCTGATCGGCGACCTGCTGCAGCTCTCCCGCCCGGACTCCCCGAAGCCCGGGCAGAACGTGGCGACCGTCGCCTTCCACGAGATCGCCCAGCGCGCCGTGGACCGCGGCAAGCTGCGCGGGCCGAGCCTGGTCTTCAACGTCGAGCTGGAACCGTGGTTCGTCCGCGCCGACGCCGCCGCGCTGGAGCGGGCCGTGATGAACCTGCTCGACAACGCGGTCAAGTACAGCCCGCCCGGCGGCGCCATCGACGTCGTGCTCTCCCAGGGCCGGCTCACCGTGCGCGACCACGGGCCCGGCATCCCGGCCGACGAACTGCAGTACGTCTTCGACCGGTTCTGGCGCTCGCCGTCCTCGCGGCAGCTGCCGGGCTCGGGGCTCGGGCTGTCGATCGTGGCGCAGACCATCCAGGACTCCGGCGGCCAGGTCGCGCTGGGACCCGCCCAGGACGGCGGCCCCGGCGCGCTCGCGGTGGTCCGCCTGCCCGGCTCGGCCGACCAGCCGCCGGCCGTGCCACCGGTGCTGCCCAGGGACTGA
- a CDS encoding ATP-binding protein translates to MFGKVETTRLPVRTSTGQAQAVYLPTAAPGLGDSGVIIGREVYSGKGYVYDPFQLYGQQLPAPHWLVLGESGNGKSALEKTYVLRQLRFRDRQVVVLDAQGEDGVGEWNLIANALGIKSVRLDPMAARDGGVKLNPLDPAITTTGQLSLLRTIIEVAMGRGLEERAGFALKAAHAHVRATVTDRQPILGDIIDTLRRPDLSSVESLGVDPQEVQSWGLDVALVLDRLVDGDLRGMFDESTTDGIDLDAPLIVFDLSHIDRNSIAMPILMAIVGVWLEHTWIRPDRRKRIFLVEEAWHIINSPFVAQLFQRLLKFGRRLGLSFVAVVHHLSDVVDGAAAKEASAILKMASTRTIYMQKADEARATGRVLGLPRWAVEIIPTLSPGIAVWDVNGNVQVVKHIITDTERPLVYTDRAMTEDVVAERIRAERQLAAEPGV, encoded by the coding sequence ATGTTCGGCAAGGTGGAGACCACCCGGCTGCCGGTGCGCACCTCCACCGGGCAGGCCCAGGCGGTCTACCTGCCCACCGCGGCCCCGGGCCTCGGCGACTCCGGCGTGATCATCGGCCGCGAGGTCTACAGCGGCAAGGGCTACGTCTACGACCCGTTCCAGCTCTACGGCCAGCAGCTGCCGGCCCCGCACTGGCTGGTGCTCGGCGAGTCCGGCAACGGCAAGTCGGCGCTGGAGAAGACCTACGTGCTGCGCCAGCTGCGGTTCCGTGACCGCCAGGTGGTGGTGCTGGACGCGCAGGGCGAGGACGGGGTCGGCGAGTGGAACCTGATCGCCAACGCGCTGGGGATAAAGTCCGTGCGGCTGGACCCGATGGCGGCCCGGGACGGCGGGGTGAAGCTCAACCCGCTGGATCCCGCGATCACCACCACCGGTCAGCTCTCGCTGCTGCGCACCATCATCGAGGTGGCGATGGGGCGCGGCCTGGAGGAGCGGGCCGGCTTCGCGCTGAAGGCCGCGCACGCCCATGTGCGGGCCACCGTGACGGACCGCCAGCCGATCCTGGGCGACATCATCGACACCCTGCGCCGCCCCGACCTGTCCTCGGTCGAGTCGCTGGGGGTCGACCCGCAGGAGGTGCAGTCCTGGGGCCTGGACGTGGCGCTGGTGCTGGACCGACTGGTCGACGGCGACCTGCGCGGCATGTTCGACGAGTCGACCACCGACGGCATCGACCTGGACGCGCCGCTGATTGTCTTCGACCTCTCGCACATCGACCGCAACTCGATCGCGATGCCGATCCTGATGGCGATCGTGGGCGTCTGGCTGGAGCACACCTGGATCCGCCCCGACCGAAGGAAGCGGATCTTCCTGGTCGAGGAGGCCTGGCACATCATCAACAGCCCCTTCGTCGCGCAGCTCTTCCAGCGGCTGCTCAAGTTCGGCCGGCGCCTGGGCCTCTCCTTCGTCGCCGTGGTCCACCACCTCTCCGACGTGGTGGACGGGGCGGCGGCCAAGGAGGCCTCGGCGATCCTCAAGATGGCCTCGACCAGGACCATCTACATGCAGAAGGCCGACGAGGCCAGGGCCACCGGCCGGGTGCTGGGTCTGCCCCGGTGGGCGGTGGAGATCATCCCGACCCTCTCCCCGGGCATCGCCGTCTGGGACGTGAACGGCAATGTCCAGGTGGTCAAGCACATCATCACCGACACCGAGCGTCCGCTGGTCTACACCGACCGCGCGATGACCGAGGACGTGGTCGCCGAACGGATCCGCGCCGAGCGGCAGTTGGCGGCCGAGCCGGGGGTCTGA